The following are encoded together in the Octopus sinensis linkage group LG15, ASM634580v1, whole genome shotgun sequence genome:
- the LOC115219854 gene encoding 40S ribosomal protein S27-like, whose product MPLAKDLLHPSLEKERRKCKLKRLVQSPNSYFMDVKCPGCYKITTVFSHAQTVVLCVGCSTVLCQPTGGKARLTEGCSFRRKQH is encoded by the exons CTCGCCAAAGATTTATTGCATCCTTCcttagaaaaggaaagaaggaaatgtaAACTAAAACGACTTGTACAGTCTCCGAACAGTTACTTTATGGATGTCAAATGCCCAG GATGTTATAAAATCACCACAGTATTCAGTCATGCTCAGACTGTTGTTCTGTGTGTTGGATGTTCAACTGTATTATGTCAGCCCACAGGAGGCAAAGCCAGACTTACAGAAG GTTGTTCattcagaagaaaacaacattaa
- the LOC115219969 gene encoding uncharacterized protein LOC115219969 has translation MILLDNVLPIVDDFDPPKCLSERCHDIFPDFVTFVIIPAAVLLLVVLFLSCMMCCGRVGIEKRICQTPESELTQYTSIRQASLSLRQLSNNRDTPINIRSASLSLAHQKRRQRLNKAHGNTSQSAPTTLQR, from the exons ATGATCCTCTTGGATAATGTGCTTCCTATCGTCGATGATTTTGATCCTCCCAAATGTCTCAGTGAACGCTGTCATGACATATTTCCTGATTTTGTAACGTTTGTCATCATACCGGCTGCTGTATTGCTTTTGGTTGTTCTCTTTCTCAGCTGCATGATGTGTTGTGGTAGAGTTGGCAT agAGAAAAGAATTTGTCAGACACCAga ATCTGAGCTGACTCAGTACACTTCAATTCGGCAAGCTTCCCTTAGTCTTCGTCAGTTATCAAATAATCGTGATACTCCAATAAATATAAGAAGTGCCTCTTTGTCACTTGCACATCAAAAGCGCCGACAGCGTCTCAACAAGGCCCATGGAAATACATCTCAATCTGCCCCAACAACGTTACAGag ATGA